A genomic segment from Pseudoduganella chitinolytica encodes:
- a CDS encoding UbiX family flavin prenyltransferase: MADRPRRIVIAITGATGAVYGVRLLQTLRALNVPAAGAAPAAPRIETHLVISDAAVLTLHEETGMARRDVEALADIVHKPHNVGATIASGSYQTDAMVIAPCSMKTLAAVAHGLSDNLIARAADVTLKERRRLVLMVRETPFNLAHLRNMTAVTEMGGIVFPPLPSFYHKPRTIDDIVDHTVARVIDLLGLEQAGAPRWNGLNG; encoded by the coding sequence ATGGCTGACCGCCCGCGGCGGATCGTCATCGCCATCACGGGCGCCACCGGCGCCGTGTATGGCGTGCGACTGCTGCAAACGCTGCGGGCGCTGAATGTGCCCGCCGCCGGTGCCGCGCCTGCGGCACCGCGCATCGAAACCCACCTGGTGATCTCGGACGCCGCCGTCCTCACATTGCATGAGGAAACCGGCATGGCCCGGCGCGACGTGGAAGCGCTGGCCGACATCGTCCACAAGCCCCACAACGTGGGCGCCACCATTGCCAGCGGCTCCTACCAGACGGATGCGATGGTCATCGCGCCCTGCTCGATGAAGACGCTGGCGGCGGTCGCGCATGGCCTGTCGGACAACCTGATCGCCCGCGCGGCGGACGTGACGTTGAAGGAACGTCGCCGCCTCGTGCTGATGGTGCGCGAAACGCCCTTCAACCTGGCGCACCTGCGCAATATGACGGCCGTCACGGAAATGGGCGGCATCGTCTTCCCACCCCTGCCCAGCTTCTATCACAAGCCACGGACGATCGACGACATCGTCGACCATACGGTCGCGCGCGTGATCGACTTGCTGGGATTGGAACAGGCTGGGGCGCCGCGCTGGAACGGCTTGAACGGCTGA
- a CDS encoding DEAD/DEAH box helicase encodes MDLTRDETREVPAAPAAPATAPATQLPYAVATWLQRVDAAAHPKAKLVPADPDPKQTSYRLIYVLAPTSGGRHVALCLYKARLRPNGDVAAASPVNEVFSLLSTPPAFLEPGDEDLVRFFVAMRTGPNSQTGSATEPRGKIGAALLQMLSEQEKLLWANSWADVGNGLVYPMKAGPQRTANLAWREEGKGLRLGWKVEAPEGSRNAGADQIDYMLPTEPPWYIDNLSCGVLHLNQGGAEIPLADLQALVAQAPLLMPNDKMRVSQLLLAHGLQQLMPLPQPLPQRLRDDVKPRPILVLDSAQLADGAAQRWHDYAVLSYDYDGERVSFDPSQRVVRQRGEVTEIIQRDEAAEAAALETLTELGFRKPTALPLSSVRGGLLLANQADWIRFAEFGIEQLQAEGWQVEKTSKYRYEMTSVDDWYAEVEEEGPETGNAWFELELGITVEQERIPLLPVLVQMIRNMPNDFSPKALALHGETDQMLATLPNGKRVALPWQRIKPILTTLGELYFNDKIRHAVRMATLDAARLDELAKSGEFIWTGGEELREMGRRLNQFSSVKRVATPAGLQATLRDYQTDGLSWMQFLREYGLAGILADDMGLGKTVQTLAHILVEKESGRMTHPTLVIAPTSLMGNWQDEAARFAPSLKVLLLQGKDRAELFDKIPEADLVLTTYALLPRDEEKLREHDFHLVILDESHYIKNTRSKAAQSAGLLRAKHRLCLSGTPLENHLGELWSQFHFLLPGLLGDEKSFNSQFRHPIERQDDPVRRMLLNRRIKPFLLRRTKDSVAKELPPKTEMVRRVELTGGQRDLYETVRLAMDQKVREEIDRKGVARSQIVILEALLKLRQVCCDPRLVKTLSPRKQQAAGSAKLTDLMQMLEDLLEENRKILVFSQFTSMLELIEEELEARDIPYAILTGETRDRGAQVAAFQQGAVPVFLISLKAGGVGLNLTAADTVIHYDPWWNPAAENQATDRAWRIGQDKPVFVYKLIAKGTLEEKIQVLQQKKADLAQSVLAEGESQKMALTQEDLQQIFAPLVD; translated from the coding sequence ATGGATTTGACCCGCGACGAAACCCGCGAAGTTCCCGCTGCTCCCGCTGCCCCGGCCACTGCGCCGGCGACGCAGCTGCCTTACGCCGTGGCCACCTGGCTGCAGCGCGTCGACGCAGCCGCGCATCCGAAGGCGAAGCTGGTGCCAGCCGACCCCGATCCGAAGCAGACCAGCTACCGGCTGATCTACGTGCTGGCGCCCACTTCGGGCGGGCGCCACGTGGCGCTGTGCCTGTACAAGGCACGCTTGCGGCCGAATGGCGACGTCGCTGCCGCCAGCCCCGTCAACGAGGTGTTCTCGCTGCTGTCCACCCCGCCCGCGTTCCTGGAACCGGGCGACGAAGACCTGGTGCGCTTCTTCGTGGCGATGCGCACGGGCCCGAATTCGCAGACAGGCAGCGCCACGGAGCCGCGCGGCAAGATCGGCGCCGCCTTGCTGCAGATGCTGTCTGAACAGGAAAAATTATTGTGGGCAAATTCATGGGCGGACGTGGGCAATGGCCTCGTCTACCCGATGAAGGCTGGCCCGCAGCGCACGGCCAACCTGGCGTGGCGTGAAGAGGGCAAAGGCTTGCGCCTGGGCTGGAAAGTGGAAGCGCCGGAAGGCAGCCGCAACGCGGGCGCCGACCAGATCGACTACATGCTGCCGACGGAACCGCCGTGGTACATCGACAACCTGTCTTGCGGCGTGCTGCACCTGAACCAGGGCGGCGCGGAAATTCCGCTGGCGGACCTGCAGGCCCTCGTTGCCCAGGCGCCGCTGTTGATGCCGAACGACAAGATGCGGGTGTCGCAACTGCTGCTGGCGCATGGCCTGCAGCAACTGATGCCGCTGCCGCAACCGTTGCCGCAGCGCCTGCGCGACGACGTCAAGCCGCGTCCGATCCTTGTGCTCGATTCCGCCCAGCTGGCCGATGGCGCCGCGCAGCGCTGGCATGATTACGCGGTGCTGTCGTATGACTACGATGGCGAGCGCGTGTCGTTCGATCCATCGCAGCGCGTGGTGCGCCAGCGTGGCGAGGTCACGGAAATCATCCAGCGCGACGAGGCCGCCGAAGCGGCCGCGCTGGAAACGCTGACGGAGCTGGGCTTCCGCAAGCCGACGGCGCTGCCGCTGTCGAGTGTGCGCGGCGGCCTGTTGCTGGCCAACCAGGCCGACTGGATCCGCTTTGCCGAGTTCGGTATCGAGCAGTTGCAGGCGGAAGGCTGGCAGGTCGAGAAGACGTCGAAATACCGCTACGAAATGACCAGCGTGGACGACTGGTATGCCGAGGTGGAGGAAGAGGGCCCGGAGACGGGCAATGCGTGGTTCGAGCTTGAACTGGGCATTACCGTCGAGCAGGAACGCATTCCCCTGCTGCCGGTGCTGGTGCAGATGATCCGCAATATGCCGAACGACTTCAGCCCGAAAGCGCTGGCGCTGCATGGCGAAACGGACCAGATGCTGGCCACGCTGCCGAACGGCAAGCGCGTCGCGCTGCCATGGCAACGGATCAAGCCGATCCTGACGACCTTGGGCGAGCTGTACTTCAACGACAAGATCCGCCATGCCGTGCGCATGGCAACCTTGGACGCGGCGCGCCTGGACGAGCTGGCGAAAAGCGGCGAATTCATCTGGACCGGCGGCGAGGAGCTGCGCGAGATGGGCCGTCGCCTGAACCAGTTCTCGTCCGTCAAGCGGGTGGCCACGCCGGCCGGCTTGCAGGCGACGTTGCGCGACTACCAGACCGACGGCCTGTCGTGGATGCAGTTCCTGCGCGAATATGGCCTGGCCGGCATCCTGGCCGATGACATGGGCCTGGGCAAGACCGTACAGACGCTGGCGCACATCCTGGTGGAAAAGGAATCGGGCCGCATGACGCACCCGACCCTGGTCATCGCCCCCACCAGCCTGATGGGCAACTGGCAGGACGAGGCGGCCCGCTTTGCGCCCAGCCTGAAAGTGCTGCTGCTGCAAGGCAAGGACCGCGCCGAGCTGTTCGACAAGATACCGGAAGCGGACCTGGTACTGACGACGTACGCGCTGCTGCCGCGCGACGAGGAAAAGCTGCGCGAGCACGACTTCCACCTCGTCATCCTGGACGAATCGCACTACATCAAGAACACGCGCTCGAAAGCGGCCCAAAGCGCCGGGCTGCTGCGGGCCAAGCACCGCCTGTGCCTGTCCGGCACGCCGCTGGAAAACCACCTCGGCGAGCTGTGGTCGCAGTTCCACTTCCTGCTGCCGGGCCTGCTGGGCGACGAGAAATCGTTCAATTCGCAGTTCCGCCACCCGATCGAGCGCCAGGACGATCCGGTCCGCCGCATGCTGCTGAACCGCCGCATCAAGCCGTTCCTGCTGCGCCGCACCAAGGACAGCGTGGCCAAGGAGCTGCCGCCGAAGACGGAAATGGTGCGCCGCGTGGAGCTGACGGGCGGCCAGCGCGACCTGTACGAAACGGTGCGCCTGGCGATGGACCAGAAGGTGCGCGAGGAAATCGACCGCAAGGGCGTCGCGCGCAGCCAGATCGTCATCCTGGAGGCGCTGTTGAAGCTGCGCCAGGTGTGCTGCGACCCGCGCCTGGTGAAAACGCTGTCGCCGCGCAAGCAGCAGGCGGCGGGCTCGGCCAAGCTGACCGACCTGATGCAGATGCTGGAAGACCTGCTGGAGGAAAACCGCAAGATCCTCGTGTTCTCGCAGTTCACGTCGATGCTGGAGTTGATCGAAGAGGAACTGGAAGCGCGCGACATCCCGTATGCGATCCTGACGGGCGAAACGCGCGACCGCGGTGCCCAGGTAGCGGCGTTCCAGCAGGGCGCCGTGCCCGTGTTCCTGATCAGCTTGAAGGCAGGCGGCGTGGGCCTGAACCTGACGGCCGCCGATACCGTCATCCATTACGACCCGTGGTGGAACCCGGCGGCGGAAAACCAGGCCACCGACCGCGCCTGGCGCATCGGCCAGGACAAGCCCGTGTTTGTCTACAAGCTGATCGCCAAGGGCACGCTGGAGGAAAAAATCCAGGTGCTGCAGCAGAAGAAGGCCGACCTGGCGCAGTCCGTGCTCGCCGAAGGCGAATCGCAGAAGATGGCACTGACGCAAGAAGACCTGCAACAGATCTTCGCGCCGCTGGTGGACTGA
- the grxD gene encoding Grx4 family monothiol glutaredoxin has translation MSDVQNWIKETVSSTPVVLFMKGTAQFPQCGFSGRAIQILKACGVENIATVNVLEDPEVRQGIKEYSNWPTIPQLYVNGEFVGGSDIMSEMYESGELKALLQNNG, from the coding sequence ATGAGCGACGTACAAAACTGGATCAAGGAAACCGTGTCGAGCACCCCCGTGGTGCTGTTCATGAAAGGCACCGCCCAGTTCCCGCAATGCGGCTTTTCCGGTCGCGCGATCCAGATCCTGAAGGCCTGCGGCGTCGAGAACATCGCCACCGTCAACGTGCTGGAAGATCCGGAAGTGCGTCAGGGCATCAAGGAATATTCGAACTGGCCGACCATCCCGCAGCTGTATGTCAACGGCGAGTTCGTCGGCGGCTCGGACATCATGAGCGAGATGTACGAATCGGGCGAACTGAAGGCGCTGCTGCAAAACAATGGCTGA
- a CDS encoding Tex family protein, protein MLPSIEQRLAAELAAKPAQVAAAVALLDEGATVPFIARYRKEATGGLDDIQLRLLEERLRYLRELEDRRAAIVASITEQNKMTPALLDAVMHAEDKTRLEDLYLPYKQKRRTKAQIAIEAGLAPLADSLLADPTLNPESEAGKFLREAFTTSDGNNPGVADTKAALDGARQILMERFAEDANLLQSLREYVQDHGVVESKVVEGKQDEGEKFADYFDYSEPLAAVPSHRALALLRGRREGILDVTLRLDTEAEKPKWDAPHNPCESRIAAHFGIKSAGRPADKWLADTVRWTWRVKSFMHLESELMGALREKAELDAISVFATNLKALLLAAPAGPRATMGLDPGLRTGVKVAVVDATGKVVDTATVYPHQPRNDWEGTLHTLGLLAAKHNVSLISIGNGTASRETDKLAQDLIKRHPELKLTKIVVSEAGASVYSASEFASRELPDLDVSIRGAVSIARRLQDPLAELVKIDPKSIGVGQYQHDVSQSQLARTLDAVVEDCVNAVGVDVNTASAPLLARVSGLSASVAQSIVNYRDMKGAFTSRAALKAVPRLGDKTFEQAAGFLRVMNGDNPLDASAVHPESYPVVEKILADIKKDIKGVIGASAVLKTLNPAKYADEKFGVPTVTDILKELEKPGRDPRPEFTTATFKEGVEEIRDLRPDMILEGVVTNVAAFGAFVDIGVHQDGLVHISALSTSFVKDPHTVVKAGQVVKVKVLEVDEKRKRIALTMRLSDSAPAPGTKPEQKGDRNDRRAMGQQQKSQAREPTMAGSMAAAFAKLKG, encoded by the coding sequence ATGCTGCCTTCAATCGAACAACGCCTGGCCGCCGAACTGGCCGCCAAACCGGCCCAGGTGGCCGCCGCCGTCGCCCTGCTGGACGAGGGTGCCACCGTGCCGTTCATCGCCCGTTACCGCAAGGAAGCCACCGGCGGCCTGGACGATATCCAGCTGCGCCTGCTGGAAGAGCGCCTGCGCTACCTGCGCGAGCTGGAGGACCGCCGCGCCGCGATCGTGGCGTCGATCACCGAACAGAACAAGATGACGCCGGCCCTGCTGGACGCCGTCATGCACGCGGAAGACAAGACCCGGCTGGAAGATTTGTATCTGCCGTACAAGCAGAAGCGCCGCACCAAGGCGCAGATCGCCATCGAGGCCGGCCTGGCGCCGCTGGCGGACAGCCTGCTGGCCGATCCCACCCTGAACCCGGAAAGCGAAGCGGGCAAGTTCCTGCGCGAAGCCTTTACGACATCGGACGGCAACAATCCTGGCGTGGCGGACACGAAGGCGGCCCTGGACGGCGCCCGCCAGATCCTGATGGAGCGCTTCGCTGAAGACGCCAACCTGCTGCAGTCGCTGCGGGAATACGTGCAGGACCATGGCGTGGTGGAATCGAAAGTGGTCGAAGGCAAACAGGATGAAGGTGAAAAGTTCGCCGATTACTTCGACTATTCCGAGCCGCTGGCGGCCGTGCCGTCGCACCGCGCCCTGGCACTGCTGCGGGGACGGCGCGAAGGCATCCTCGACGTCACGCTGCGCCTGGACACCGAAGCGGAAAAACCAAAGTGGGATGCGCCGCACAACCCGTGCGAAAGCCGCATCGCCGCGCATTTCGGCATCAAGTCCGCCGGCCGCCCCGCCGACAAATGGCTGGCCGACACCGTGCGCTGGACGTGGCGCGTGAAAAGCTTCATGCACCTGGAAAGCGAACTGATGGGCGCGCTGCGCGAAAAGGCGGAGCTGGACGCCATCAGCGTGTTTGCCACCAACCTGAAAGCCCTGCTGCTGGCGGCGCCGGCCGGCCCGCGCGCGACGATGGGCCTGGACCCGGGGCTGCGCACGGGGGTCAAGGTGGCCGTCGTGGATGCCACCGGCAAGGTGGTGGACACCGCCACGGTTTATCCCCACCAGCCCCGCAACGACTGGGAAGGCACGCTGCACACCCTGGGCCTGCTGGCCGCGAAGCACAACGTTTCCTTGATTTCGATCGGCAACGGCACCGCGTCGCGCGAGACGGACAAGCTGGCGCAGGACCTGATCAAGCGCCACCCCGAGCTGAAGCTGACGAAAATCGTCGTGTCGGAAGCGGGCGCGTCGGTGTACTCGGCTTCCGAATTCGCCTCGCGCGAGCTGCCGGACCTGGACGTGTCGATCCGCGGCGCCGTCTCGATCGCCCGCCGCCTGCAGGACCCGCTGGCCGAGCTGGTGAAAATCGACCCGAAATCGATCGGCGTGGGCCAGTACCAGCATGACGTCAGCCAGTCGCAACTGGCGCGCACGCTGGACGCCGTTGTCGAGGACTGCGTCAACGCGGTCGGCGTGGACGTCAACACGGCGTCGGCACCGCTGCTGGCGCGCGTTTCCGGCCTGTCGGCCAGCGTGGCGCAAAGCATCGTCAACTACCGCGACATGAAGGGCGCCTTCACGTCGCGTGCGGCGCTGAAGGCGGTGCCGCGCCTGGGCGACAAGACGTTCGAACAGGCCGCCGGCTTCCTGCGCGTGATGAACGGCGACAACCCGCTGGACGCGTCGGCGGTCCACCCGGAATCGTATCCCGTCGTGGAAAAGATCCTGGCCGACATCAAGAAGGACATCAAGGGCGTCATCGGCGCCTCGGCAGTATTAAAGACGCTCAACCCGGCCAAGTATGCGGATGAAAAATTCGGGGTGCCGACGGTGACGGACATCCTGAAGGAACTGGAAAAGCCGGGCCGCGACCCGCGTCCGGAATTCACGACCGCCACGTTCAAGGAAGGCGTGGAAGAGATCCGCGACCTGCGTCCCGACATGATCCTGGAAGGGGTCGTCACCAACGTGGCCGCGTTCGGCGCATTTGTCGACATCGGCGTGCACCAGGACGGCCTCGTGCACATCTCCGCCCTGTCGACCAGTTTCGTCAAGGACCCGCACACGGTCGTCAAGGCCGGCCAAGTCGTCAAAGTCAAAGTGCTGGAGGTGGACGAGAAACGCAAGCGCATTGCGCTGACAATGCGCCTGTCCGACAGCGCGCCGGCGCCGGGCACGAAGCCGGAACAGAAAGGTGACCGCAACGACCGTCGCGCCATGGGCCAGCAGCAGAAATCGCAGGCACGCGAGCCGACCATGGCCGGTTCGATGGCGGCGGCGTTTGCCAAGCTGAAGGGCTGA
- a CDS encoding MerR family transcriptional regulator — translation MPTYTITELAREFDITPRAIRFYEDQGLLSPSREGAGGRNRVYTPRDRTRLKLTLRGKRLGLSLSEIKSLVDMYESPKDTEAQMHRFLTVLAQHRETLEQQREDIEMSLSEITAHEEECKRLLAERQAATAPK, via the coding sequence ATGCCGACCTACACCATCACCGAACTGGCACGCGAGTTCGACATCACTCCCCGCGCGATCCGCTTTTATGAAGACCAGGGCCTGTTGAGCCCGTCCCGCGAGGGAGCCGGCGGGCGCAACCGCGTCTATACGCCGCGCGACCGTACCCGCCTGAAGCTGACCCTGCGCGGCAAGCGGCTGGGGCTGTCGCTGTCGGAGATCAAGAGCCTGGTCGACATGTACGAGTCGCCCAAGGACACGGAGGCGCAGATGCACCGCTTCCTGACGGTGCTGGCGCAGCACCGCGAAACGCTGGAACAGCAGCGCGAGGACATCGAGATGTCCCTGTCCGAGATCACCGCCCACGAGGAAGAATGCAAGCGCCTGCTGGCCGAACGCCAGGCTGCGACGGCGCCAAAATAA
- a CDS encoding isovaleryl-CoA dehydrogenase — MLHLPGLTFDHGEDIAALREAVQQFAAAEIAPRAAEIDRSDQFPMDLWRKMGELGVLGITVGEEYGGANMGYLAHIVAMEEISRASASVGLSYGAHSNLCVNQIKRNGTEEQKRKYLPKLISGEHVGALAMSEPNAGSDVVSMKLRADFKGDRWVLNGTKMWITNGPDADTLVVYAKSDLEAGPRGMTAFLIEKGFKGFSIAQKLDKMGMRGSHTGELVFEDCEVPAENVLGGEGKGVNVLMSGLDFERTVLSGGPLGIMQACMDVVVPYVHDRKQFGQPIGEFQLMQGKLADMYSTMMACKAYVYAVGQACDRATSPEQVRALRKDAAGAILYSAEKATWMAGEAIQALGGNGYINEYPVGRLWRDAKLYEIGAGTSEIRRMLIGRELFAETK; from the coding sequence ATGCTCCATCTCCCAGGCCTGACCTTTGACCACGGCGAGGACATCGCCGCCCTGCGCGAAGCCGTCCAGCAGTTCGCGGCCGCGGAAATCGCCCCGCGCGCGGCGGAAATCGACCGCAGCGACCAGTTCCCGATGGACTTGTGGCGCAAGATGGGCGAGCTGGGCGTGCTGGGCATTACCGTCGGCGAAGAGTACGGCGGCGCCAACATGGGCTACCTGGCGCATATCGTCGCAATGGAAGAGATTTCGCGGGCGTCGGCCTCCGTCGGCCTGTCGTACGGGGCGCACTCGAACCTGTGCGTCAACCAGATCAAGCGCAACGGCACGGAAGAGCAGAAGCGCAAGTACCTGCCGAAGCTGATCTCGGGCGAGCACGTGGGAGCGCTGGCGATGTCCGAGCCGAACGCCGGCTCCGATGTCGTCAGCATGAAGCTGCGTGCGGACTTCAAGGGCGACCGCTGGGTGCTGAACGGCACCAAGATGTGGATCACCAACGGCCCGGATGCGGACACGCTGGTCGTCTACGCCAAGAGCGACCTGGAAGCGGGCCCGCGCGGCATGACGGCCTTCCTGATCGAAAAAGGTTTCAAGGGCTTCTCCATCGCGCAGAAGCTGGACAAGATGGGCATGCGCGGCTCGCACACGGGCGAGCTGGTGTTCGAGGACTGCGAGGTGCCGGCCGAGAACGTGCTGGGCGGCGAAGGTAAAGGCGTCAACGTGCTGATGTCCGGCCTGGACTTCGAGCGCACCGTGCTGTCCGGCGGCCCGCTGGGCATCATGCAGGCCTGCATGGACGTCGTCGTGCCGTACGTGCACGACCGCAAGCAGTTCGGCCAGCCGATCGGCGAATTCCAGCTGATGCAGGGCAAGCTGGCGGACATGTACTCGACGATGATGGCGTGCAAGGCCTACGTCTACGCCGTCGGCCAGGCCTGCGACCGCGCCACCTCGCCGGAACAGGTGCGCGCACTGCGCAAGGACGCCGCCGGTGCGATCCTGTACAGCGCCGAAAAGGCCACGTGGATGGCGGGCGAAGCGATCCAGGCGCTGGGCGGCAACGGCTACATCAACGAATACCCGGTCGGCCGCCTGTGGCGCGACGCCAAGCTGTACGAAATCGGCGCGGGCACGAGCGAAATCCGCCGCATGCTGATCGGCCGTGAACTGTTCGCCGAAACCAAGTAA
- a CDS encoding PAS domain-containing sensor histidine kinase, producing the protein MAPEDFRLMLDYSSDVHWMVDCQAARLLYVSPAAGRLLGREPAQLQAMADTLLVDLPARLVRFEQGDESRRTVRRETELDGRDGPVPVEIESTLVGTEAGLRLVGVVRDIRARRAVAQEQKKFTSMLNHEFRTPLATIDGAIQRLEMTQQHADEATRKRYRKIQDAVDRLLGMIDEYLSPDRMSSIGRERQADTIDPVALLQTVGEAARQRRATVSVACADLPKRLRADPAGIRLCLEVLLDNAIKYTSAESPIHLGAAKASKGGVEFVVSDTGPAIPDDELGRIFDKGYRGRSAALIPGSGLGLYMAKSIVEVHGGNISVENLLQSGKIFRIWLPIAV; encoded by the coding sequence ATGGCGCCGGAGGACTTCCGCCTGATGCTGGACTACAGCAGCGACGTCCACTGGATGGTCGACTGCCAGGCGGCCCGGTTGCTGTACGTCAGCCCGGCCGCCGGCCGCCTGCTGGGGCGCGAGCCCGCGCAACTGCAAGCCATGGCCGACACGCTGCTGGTGGATCTTCCGGCCCGGCTGGTGCGCTTCGAACAAGGCGACGAAAGCCGCCGCACGGTGCGGCGCGAAACGGAGCTGGACGGGCGCGACGGCCCGGTGCCTGTCGAAATCGAATCCACGCTGGTGGGCACCGAGGCCGGCCTGCGGCTGGTGGGTGTGGTGCGTGATATCCGGGCGCGCCGCGCGGTGGCGCAGGAGCAGAAGAAGTTCACCTCCATGCTGAACCATGAATTCCGCACGCCGCTGGCCACGATCGACGGGGCCATCCAGCGCCTGGAGATGACGCAGCAGCACGCGGACGAGGCCACGAGAAAGCGTTACCGCAAGATCCAGGACGCGGTGGACCGGCTGTTGGGTATGATCGACGAATACCTGTCGCCGGACCGCATGTCCAGCATCGGTCGCGAGCGCCAGGCCGATACGATCGACCCGGTCGCATTGCTGCAGACGGTCGGGGAAGCGGCCCGGCAGCGCCGTGCGACGGTCAGCGTGGCCTGCGCAGACTTGCCCAAGCGGCTGCGGGCCGACCCGGCCGGCATCCGCCTGTGCCTGGAGGTGCTGCTGGACAACGCGATCAAGTACACTTCGGCCGAGAGCCCGATTCACCTGGGCGCGGCCAAGGCCAGCAAGGGCGGCGTGGAATTCGTTGTTTCCGATACGGGCCCGGCCATCCCCGATGACGAACTGGGCCGCATCTTCGACAAAGGCTATCGCGGTCGCAGTGCCGCGCTGATCCCAGGCTCTGGTTTGGGTTTATATATGGCAAAATCTATTGTCGAAGTGCACGGAGGAAACATATCGGTAGAGAATTTGCTGCAAAGCGGCAAAATCTTTCGGATTTGGTTGCCCATCGCTGTGTAA
- a CDS encoding MBL fold metallo-hydrolase, whose protein sequence is MNPLESQLHYPLGDQVPAPGDALPVAPGIRWLRLPLPFALDHINLWLLDDVIDGVAGYTVVDAGASTEASRAGWEAIMASQFDGKPLLRVLATHCHPDHVGLADWLCTRWQVPLAMTTGEYGFARMMAAALPGVDGTAALPHFERHGLTDPDMLEKMRSRKNYYPTLVPSVPQGYQRLQDGQVVDIGGRGWRVITGFGHSPEHASLYCAELDVLISGDMVLPRISTNVSVFAVEPEGNPLQQYLDSLNKFHGLPDEALVLPSHGRVFRGLHTRIAQLRDHHAARLEEVVDACREPRTAAEIVPIMFRRPLDAHMLSFALGEALAHLHKLWRDGIVRRESDSGGMIRFRTAQ, encoded by the coding sequence ATGAACCCACTCGAATCCCAACTCCACTACCCGCTGGGCGACCAGGTGCCCGCCCCGGGCGACGCGCTGCCGGTGGCGCCGGGCATACGCTGGCTGCGCCTGCCGCTGCCGTTTGCACTGGATCACATCAACCTGTGGCTGCTGGACGACGTCATCGACGGCGTGGCCGGCTACACGGTGGTGGACGCCGGCGCATCGACGGAGGCCTCGCGCGCGGGCTGGGAAGCCATCATGGCCAGCCAGTTCGACGGCAAGCCCCTGCTGCGCGTGCTGGCCACGCACTGCCACCCGGATCACGTCGGCCTGGCGGACTGGCTGTGCACCCGCTGGCAGGTGCCGCTGGCGATGACGACGGGCGAGTATGGCTTCGCGCGCATGATGGCGGCCGCGCTGCCCGGCGTGGACGGCACGGCGGCCCTGCCGCATTTCGAGCGGCATGGCCTGACCGACCCGGACATGCTGGAGAAAATGCGCAGCCGCAAGAATTACTACCCGACTCTGGTGCCGTCCGTCCCCCAGGGCTACCAGCGCCTGCAGGACGGCCAGGTCGTCGACATCGGCGGGCGCGGCTGGCGCGTCATCACGGGATTCGGCCACTCGCCCGAACACGCCTCGCTCTACTGCGCCGAACTGGACGTGCTGATCTCGGGCGACATGGTGCTGCCGCGCATCTCGACGAATGTTTCCGTGTTTGCCGTCGAGCCGGAGGGCAATCCGCTGCAGCAGTACCTCGACTCCCTGAATAAATTTCATGGCCTGCCGGACGAGGCGCTCGTGCTGCCGTCTCACGGCCGCGTGTTCCGGGGCCTGCACACCCGCATTGCCCAGCTGCGCGACCACCATGCGGCGCGCCTGGAAGAGGTCGTCGATGCGTGCCGCGAGCCGCGCACCGCGGCCGAGATCGTGCCCATCATGTTCCGCCGTCCGCTGGACGCGCACATGCTCAGTTTCGCCCTGGGCGAGGCGCTGGCACACCTGCACAAGCTGTGGCGAGACGGTATCGTGCGACGTGAAAGCGACTCAGGCGGCATGATACGTTTTCGTACCGCTCAATGA
- a CDS encoding response regulator transcription factor yields MTQLLIVEDNLEYAEEMADFLTELGHEVSITNNAGEMWSALSQGNVGVVVLDLGLPDEDGINVIPRMRQLYPHIGLIVLTGRVNFDSRIMGLRLGADHYLTKPIKFPELAAHLEALDRRVGPQETVPVPSKWTLRLSARQLELQGQAITLTEKECNFLHLLTINTRPVPRQVIVAGIGGDDPDAGRRVDMLVYRLRKKARSGLGQDLPLRSAYGEGYSLSASFNLS; encoded by the coding sequence ATGACGCAATTACTGATCGTGGAAGACAACCTGGAATACGCCGAGGAAATGGCGGATTTCCTGACTGAACTGGGACACGAAGTCAGCATTACGAACAATGCCGGTGAGATGTGGTCCGCGCTGAGCCAGGGCAATGTCGGCGTGGTCGTGCTCGACCTGGGTCTGCCGGACGAGGACGGCATCAACGTCATCCCGCGCATGCGCCAGCTGTACCCGCACATCGGCCTGATCGTGCTGACGGGCCGCGTCAATTTCGACAGCCGCATCATGGGCCTGCGCCTGGGCGCCGACCACTACCTGACCAAACCGATCAAGTTCCCCGAGCTGGCCGCCCACCTGGAAGCGCTGGACCGCCGCGTCGGTCCACAGGAAACGGTGCCGGTGCCCAGCAAGTGGACCTTGCGCCTGTCGGCCCGCCAGCTGGAGCTGCAAGGGCAGGCCATCACGCTGACGGAAAAGGAGTGCAATTTCCTGCACCTGCTGACGATCAACACCCGGCCCGTACCGCGCCAGGTGATCGTCGCCGGCATCGGCGGCGACGATCCGGACGCCGGCCGCCGCGTCGACATGCTGGTCTACCGCCTGCGCAAGAAAGCGCGCTCGGGCCTGGGCCAGGACCTGCCGCTGCGCAGCGCCTACGGCGAAGGCTACAGCCTGTCGGCCAGCTTCAACCTCTCCTGA